A genomic segment from Bosea sp. OAE506 encodes:
- a CDS encoding ABC transporter substrate-binding protein, whose translation MSFAVAAALTAPAPAQAQTTLRVAMTAGDIPDVTGQPDQGFEGYRFVGYTLYDSLILWDLSRSDVEASLTPGLATKWEIDPKDSKRWIFTLRKDVKFHDGSDFNADVVLWNISRLIDEKVPHFNAKQFAAMRTRTVNIDRAEKVDDHTVAIITKEPDSLFYIQMSFWMMISKAQFEKAGSYEKYAQMPSGTGPYRFAGIVPRERLEMTRNETYWNPKRIPKHDRLVLQPMPEATTRAAALLSGQVDFIEAPSPDTIARLKSSGMQVITLPYPHNWHYQFNFVDGPFKDKRVRQAANYAMDRGEMVEMLNGLAQEGYATVPPSSPYFGKPVLYKLDPKKATALLKEAKCFPCEVTLAISTSGSGQMQPLPMNELVKSQLEAVGFKVKLEVMDWNALLDVTFKGREKFPAYHAVNVSRATQDPFSGIFRFVMRKQWAPAGGNWGHYENAEIEKLITDIYNTFEQTKRDAMITRVHEIMNEDAAMLFVTHDLNPRALSPKVKGFVQAQSWFQDLTPITVGTTN comes from the coding sequence GTCGGCTACACACTCTATGACTCGCTGATCCTGTGGGATCTCTCGCGCTCTGATGTCGAGGCCTCGCTGACGCCCGGCCTCGCGACGAAATGGGAGATCGACCCCAAGGACAGCAAGCGCTGGATCTTCACCCTGCGCAAGGACGTGAAGTTTCATGACGGCTCGGATTTCAACGCCGATGTCGTGCTTTGGAACATCTCGCGCCTGATCGACGAGAAGGTTCCGCATTTCAACGCCAAGCAGTTCGCGGCGATGCGCACCCGCACGGTCAACATCGACCGTGCCGAGAAGGTCGACGACCACACCGTCGCGATCATCACCAAGGAGCCGGACTCGCTCTTCTACATCCAGATGAGCTTCTGGATGATGATCTCGAAGGCGCAGTTCGAGAAGGCGGGCTCTTACGAGAAATACGCCCAGATGCCCTCGGGCACGGGGCCCTATCGCTTCGCCGGCATCGTGCCGCGCGAACGGCTGGAGATGACCCGCAACGAGACCTACTGGAACCCCAAGCGCATTCCCAAACATGACCGGCTGGTGCTGCAGCCGATGCCCGAGGCGACGACGCGCGCAGCGGCCCTTCTGTCGGGACAGGTCGATTTCATCGAGGCGCCCTCGCCGGACACGATCGCGCGGCTGAAATCCTCAGGGATGCAGGTCATCACCCTGCCCTATCCGCACAACTGGCACTATCAGTTCAACTTCGTCGATGGTCCGTTCAAGGACAAGCGCGTGCGCCAGGCGGCGAACTACGCGATGGACCGCGGCGAAATGGTCGAGATGCTGAACGGCCTGGCCCAGGAGGGCTATGCGACCGTGCCGCCCAGCTCGCCCTATTTCGGCAAGCCGGTCCTCTACAAGCTCGATCCGAAGAAGGCGACCGCGCTGCTGAAGGAGGCGAAGTGCTTCCCCTGCGAGGTCACGCTGGCGATCTCGACCTCGGGTTCGGGCCAGATGCAGCCGCTGCCGATGAACGAGCTGGTCAAGTCGCAGCTCGAGGCGGTGGGCTTCAAGGTCAAGCTCGAGGTGATGGACTGGAACGCCCTGCTCGACGTCACCTTCAAGGGCCGCGAGAAGTTCCCCGCCTACCATGCCGTCAATGTCAGCCGCGCCACGCAGGATCCCTTCTCCGGCATCTTCCGCTTCGTCATGCGCAAGCAATGGGCGCCGGCCGGCGGCAATTGGGGGCACTACGAGAACGCCGAGATCGAGAAGCTGATCACCGACATCTACAACACCTTCGAGCAGACGAAGCGCGACGCGATGATCACCCGCGTCCACGAGATCATGAACGAGGACGCCGCCATGCTCTTCGTCACCCATGACCTCAACCCGCGGGCGCTGTCGCCCAAGGTCAAGGGCTTCGTCCAGGCCCAGAGCTGGTTCCAGGATCTGACGCCGATCACCGTCGGCACGACGAACTGA